Genomic segment of Benincasa hispida cultivar B227 chromosome 1, ASM972705v1, whole genome shotgun sequence:
CAGTGTTCCCCCAAGGTAGTGTtaaaattccaaattcaagcTGAGTTGTTAACTGTCACATGACGAGGGTCTCCTACTACATTGTATGTCTAtatgttttgaaattttgttgtaAATAGTTTGCATATCACAAACCATATGTTTTCGAGTTTTGAAAGCATGGGACAAAAGTAGTTGTTTGGTTGTATAGTTATAAAAATTGTTTCTATGGTACCTAAACTTTGTTGATGGTTTGTATATAACAAGAGATGTAAAAGCTATGAAATGTGTTGTGAATGTAATGAAATGGAATATGTTGAATGGAAAATAAAGGTATTAAATAATCATTGTGTAATTGTTTAGGTTCATGTACAAGTTGAGTTGGTTAGTCGAATGCTACTTTTTTCAAGATTAGGTgagtaatctgggagggggtgtgacacacATTCTTATCATCATCATTTTGATTAGGACGACTGGTTTGATAGCAAACCAGTAGTAAGACACTTACCTTAATTAAGTGCAAATAGGTCCAAACAAGCTTATTTTTTATTGGATAAATAAGATCACGAATCAAGTCTTATGACATAAGCCAAACTTAGAATTaacaattaaaccaaaattccaAAGCACCCAGTTATCCAAATATTCCAAATAATCTTACTCGAAGTGTGGTTCGATTCGAATTCACCTCCAATCCTCCAACTTCAGTCGAAATATTTATccaaaccaaaaccaaaatctTTTCTATCTTAAATAAAAACGTCTTGAATCAACTCCTAAATACAATTTGAAATTAGCTTTAGACAATTAAGGCTTAAGCCAAATataaaattcactcctaaccTTCCCAAACAAGGTTACCCAAATGTTGCTTGATCCAAAATCCTTCCATGCTACACAAACAAATTCCCATCTAAGTACAAGCCATAATTAAGgggttcaaaatcaaattacaaCAACATTAACCAAATTCAAAAGGGGTCCAAAATCCAATACTGACCAAAAATCACCCAACGCGATCAATACTCTTGCTAGACAACACATTGAAAACCTTCAAACTTCGAATCTAACATCCACCATCAAGATTACAGCAGCAATTAAACACCTCATTTTGGCATCCAAAATCTTGAAGAACTCGAGAAGGAATTTACCCACCTAAAACTTCGGCGACCGGCTGCGATCCGCGGTGGTGGAGGACAAAGCCAACGGCCGAATGTGGCGCACGttggattaaaaaataaaaaaaataaaaaaaaaaaagtgcacgCTTCCCAAGAAAGcctttaatataaattaacttttcccttttcttcatCTAACCCTAACcatttgataaatatatttatattaaaaaacttgttttctttcttttattaaaataaataaataaaacccttAAATCCAAATTCTATTTGGATTTCAATCAAACATATACGCATAAATTCATAtttctttccaaaatttcaatttctcaaacttctaccaaaataaattcaaactctaaaataatttatctaagtttcctcaaattaaattcgaattttcaaatctttacaAATATCACTTAAATTAATCACATATctcacaaatttaattttagcatcaaattaacaaaataacaCCCAAATAATTGGGGatagttaaataaaaattaactaaaaattaGAGATGTCACATTTCTAAGAAAGAtattcatatataaataaaaattaatatttatttgataaaaaaacgtatttttttaagaaaaaaatatataaaatataatttatattgattcgaaagaaattcaaattaataaagacaaatattttagagttgttttcaaataaagaaaaatgagctaacttatttacaaatatagaaaaattcacTATCAATcaatagacagtgatattttgGTGTACATGAAAATATTCCCAAccattttaccatttaaaacaattacctaatattttatataaatttaaattatactaATTACTTACAAATTATACTAATTACTTACAAATTAATGGATAGTTTTTTTTAAGACTGATTAATGAATAACTAAGGACACAACATCTTTTAGTTATAATCCTAAAAAACAAAGACGATTATTCACGTATTCTttgttatttgaaaaaaaatattcctacaaaacaaatatAGTTATTTAAACATGTCggacatttattttttaagaaaaacaaacatcCCTCTACAGCATTTGAGAGGGAGAGTAAAGTTGTAAATTTATGGTCCACGATGAAAAAGTTAATaagacataaaattaatatttttatttttaatatgtaCACAAAACTCCATGACCAAAGGACACCTGCACTCCCTCTAACACGACCCTCCCAACTCCATAGGCCAACCCATCCCCTAAAGTAATATGGGATGATGTATGGGGTTGAGATGGCAGCCCAAATGCATAAACTAGTGAGACCCATTGGAGTAGTGGGTTTTAGGCCCATGGCCATTTTCAAATGTCCAAAATTTGTAGAGCATATCATTTACCATCCACCAAAAACAAATAACGAGAAGACATAAACTGGGAGAATAGTATAGAACAACCAAGAAGTGAAAAGAAACCTGGAGGATGGGATTCTAAAGTTCTGAatctggttgttgttgttgttgtattTGAAGCGTTTCAGCGGCAGCTTTGGCTGAATCCTCCACCATTTCCTTCGTCTTTTGGAAGCTCTTAGTAACAGCTTCCTTCACATTCCCATTCCCATTCACACTCACTCCGCCATCTTCCACGGGCTTTCCTGGTCGAAAACTGAAACCCAAACCCAAACTCCTTAGTAAACTAAACtgacaaattaaacaaattagaaACCAAATGAATGGTGAATACTGACTCTATTTTGGGAGGGAAGAGATAGGCGTAGGCTTTATTGACTAGCTTTCGCACTTTCTTCCAGTAAGAGTTAGGATTAGGAGGCGCAGACGATGCCGCTTCTGCTGATTTGACTGTTTCTGAAACTATCTTATTTGGTGCTTCTCCATCAGCCTTCCCAACACCAATAATGATAATCAGCATCATCATTATCCATAATACCAAAACAAAAACACCCATATTCTCCTTTCTCTCCATTATTGAGAGATGTTGCTAATTATGTCATGGTTTTATGGGTAAATAAGGGCGGGGGGATTGGGTTTGTGAAGTGGAAGATGGGGTTTTTAGCTTCTGGGAAGTTCCCCAAAGGATTGCAAGGTGGACACTATATCTTCCAGTTTCCCTACACGTATCATCTATTTGCTTTACATCTTGTCTTCTTCACGTTATCGACAACAGTACTCTTCTTACTGAAACCCATaacccatttttttctttattctaaCCATGAGAGCCTATTCGAATTGTGCAGTAAAAGAAATGGTTTTTAAGACTACATTTTCATttcaacatttttctattttaaaaaaaaataattgtaaacACTTTGATTGTACCATTacacttctttttcaaaaatatagTTTACcctatattaaaaataaaaatgtttctACAAGTGTCCAATTACTATACATTATGAAGAATACCTCAAATCAAATTTAAGTGGTTGACAAAGTTGGTTGTCAGTCGTTTGTATCATTGATCTCTACTAGCAACTAGAGCTAGAGATCATTGACCTACAACCGAAACTATGATTGGTGATTGGAATCAAATATCAGAGACTCCTGTGTTAACTATTGACCATCGACGATAGTCACTAGTCCCAATACTCCATTATTGTACCATAAGATAACCACTTAAGAGGTGTTCAACTCCCCACCTTTGATCAAAGGAATTTGAAGGCTccacaataaaaattaaaaaataaaaaataaaagtgccAATTTTATGCTTGATTActcttttatacaacaaattttACAACTCAACTTCTAGCCAAAACACCCCCTTAATAACTAATAAGAAAAAACCAAGTCCATACAAAATTCCATTCTAATTCATAGATAAAGTGGGGAGTAGGTCGAATTCAAGCCAATCTTAGGAATCAGGATTCCAAATTAGAAAGTGTGTGGTGGTATGTCACATCTTACTTGCCTCTGATACACCAAACAGACCAGTACAAGCGAAATCCCATATTCGCTCATTCAACTTTCAAGCCGTTCCCTTGCACAATGAAAATATGCGTGAAATCAAAGCCGtgaagaaatggaaaaaaaggGAACTTTCAATTTCCATATCAATCAAGCTCAACTTCAAGATACCTGCCCGTTCTCCAACTACATTATTATTTTGGGTTATTTCCCCCATCCATCCACACCTGAAGGTGAAGATTCACGTGGAAGCAAAACTAGAGAAggtagttttcattttggattGTCTATTTCGCATATCTTCCACCTGTCCAGTAAGTAAAGATATTTCCTAATAGCAGGCACTTGATCAAATATCAAATGCAACTTCGATTCAAGAAGTTGAAGAGCATAcattaagtatataaaattcACACACAACATTTTCAACCAACCCATCAACAGCTTAATTAAGAAATCCCAATATTTCTCCATGCCAATATGGGTACAGCCAGAATCCACctgtaatataataataatcaaatacCAGATGCGTTCAAAGGGGGAATAATAGTTGTACTGGCATCCACACAAACAAGATTTGCGACTGTACTTTTAGTTTTGAGTCTTTGACCATCTCACCATCTAAAAATGATGCCAAAATATATCTGCACAGCCATACAAGGACTAgtccattcaaataaatcataaaattaaacaatatcACTTACTTTATTCAATCACGCCATATCCCACGTCTATACATGTCTTTCTGGAAGAAACCAGTCAACCCTTTCCCCGGGAGAAAAAAACAGGAAGACTTTGAATGCCGTATatgatttggatcaaattaaaAACTCTTATCAATTCACTGTGCACGGATACTAGCAGGCAAACGCACTTCTGAGTTCTGTGACTAATCATACCCCATTGTGAGAGAACCAGAGACGGGAAAGTATTAGACTTGTACTGGCATCCATACCCCACACCCCATTGTGAGAGAACCCGAGACGGGAAAGTATTAGACTTGTACTGGCATCCATAATTTCATTCATGAAAATAAAACAGGACCATCCATGGGAAATAGAGAGAGAAATTTTACTTAGTAATTCTGTTAGTAGTTGTGCCAGTACCTTCAGCTTGAGATACAAATCAATTTGAGAATTTGTGTTCCAGCTTCTAATACAAGGGCATCAGTGTTCGTTTGATTCGCTTTCTAAGGGCTTAAAAAATGTTTGTATTCAGAAAGTCAATCCAATCATGTTCTAAGTAAGCTACATTCACCACTAAGGGTTTTTAAATGACTTTCTAAGTACAAAAGTGTTTAAAAGTATTAAAAGGTCCACCTTCTAACGGACTCTAACTTCATTACAACCCTTGTATTCTTGACTCATATGATTGATATAACATCAACATTAACAAACATAGTAATCGGGCCAACTTCTAAATCATTCCACAAGCTATAAGTAAAAGTTGGGTAGGAAAACTGGTGAAAAGTACTACAGCAGATGACAATTTACAGAtaacaaacaaattcaaatatatCAGCCCTTTCTATGTATGAAATGGAAACTAACATAAACATGAACGATCACCTCATCGAACAAATGCTTTCATTAAAAGCtgtcaaaattcaaatattttaactaaaatttacAATCATGTCTCGCAAATTCAAAGCccctgaagaaaaaaaaaacaacttacGGCATTAAAATACAAAGTATCCAAAAACCTAAACTCAAATCCAACTTTCCATGAATTGAATTATACCTTACTCGTCGTAAATTCCGCCACTAACCAATCAGCCAACCAAATCCACTCATCGCCTCCTTCAATGAATGCCCCTGCTATTGTTCAGAACTGACCCTAATGTGCCCAGAACCGCAAAAGCCAAAAGTGGGCTAACATCCAAGGTATCGAATATTGGAGGAATTATATTCCGAAACAGGTTCAAGTACGGATCACAAAGATCCCGAATTGCAGAGAGTGGCTGCCGGTCCCAAGGGATGTTGGGGAACCAACTCAGCAAAACCCTAACCATCAAAACCCCACTGTAAATATCCAGCCATTTGGCCAACCCTGCAGCCACCACCGTCAAAGGCGTATTGAGATATCCACCGGGGCGATCACGTAAAGCGGCGAAGAACAAGGAGCCGGCCGGCTGGAGGGCACCGAGCCCAGCACAGGGATTTACGAGACATTGAGGAATCAAAATCGGCCAAACATTCTGAACCAGTTTGACAATTAAGGTCGAAAATGCAAGGGAAACAGAGAGAATAGTTGCAAGTATCCGGGTCGGGCCGGTAAGGAGTGATGCAATCGGGATTTCTTGCGATTGATGGGAAAGTTTTGATGAATAAGTGGAAGGCGATGAAGAAGCTAAAACCCTAAGGCCAAGATTTGGAGACTTGACGGTGGAGAAACGGAGGAGGGGCGGGGAAGGTAGTGGGCGGTGGGGCTTCGGAGGGAGGAGGGGCCGTCGAAGCGGGAGAGCTTGAGAAGCGATTAGCGAAGATGCCATAGTTGGGTGTTGTTTCTTTATCGGGAAAATTGTGGCCGCGGATATGTGAGGGAAAGATAATGTGGGGTGTTTTGTTTATGCATATGAACTTAGAAACGCACGGACGCAAAAATTTCCGCTACAAATTAAATTCAGTTCccgaaagaaaaaaacatttcCAAAGCCAAAATAGCATCcactagagatgtccaatttctcCAACTCTCCACGAGGTCCATCCCAAACGGGATTCTCCAATTAGATAGGAATGGAGAAAAAGTGGGAGAAaaagtgggagaaaaaaaaaatttgtgagctaaacggggacgGAGACGAATAATATATTCCTCGTCACTGTCCCCGccccgattagcttttacatgtttatttagtatagttatctaatattatgttattattattatataaatattaccaaaagattttaaatttgattattcaTCAAAAAgattgaatatgtttaaattaaatgtttaaatttagattatatatatgtgaataatttgatttatatttaattttttctactaacaaattaattagcttttttaggccaaaatttgaataatttatctttaaatttaaattgtcatataaaactaatcataataaataatttaatgataaagttaattatttaattaaaatttgattaaaaaaagtaaCGGAGAATAGGACTTTGGAAAATTCGAAgtgtataataataataataataacaacaaaaacGATGATATTATACTAAAATGAGTTTAGTTCAACGATGGTTAAAATGTATTCATCTATTGAGGTAGGAGGTTTGTTTGATCTCCATTACTATAATTCCGTTAATAATACAAATATTCTAAACACATCATATACcttttcaattttgttatatctatcTTACATCAAAATGGTCTAGCAAATATTTCTTTGTAGTTAATgatttaacaaataaatatttcttTGTAGTTAATGATTTAACAActattttttacttattttatcATTCAAacagttaattataaatatattttttttcttttgtttatagtatatgtatatcTAGATTCTAAATTCGAAAAGGACAATCGTAAAACAAAATAGTCAAATGAAAAAtgtctaatttttctttttagtagAGAGTGAATAAATTTATGGGGCTATTTGGGAGTTCATGAGATGGTAATCCTATATCACCTATATCATCTCATTATTTTGAAGCTCATTATCCTATCTCaccgattttaattgtttgtagatccattttttAATCGTGTTTCATATATCACCATCATTTTCCTTTCGTGTATCGTATATCATCTTAGTGCTTGAACATTCTCGATTAGAACTCCTCAGACATCAGAACTCTACAGACATCATAACTCCAACGCCGCAAACAGCCCCTATGTTTCATTTATGCCACCTTAGTATATCCTCATATCCCTCTCTAACTACAATcggctattttttatttaaaaaaaaaaaacaaataataacaatCTCCCACCAAATTTTGCTCACCTCCATAGAACTTTGGATCTTGAAATTAGTTGGAGTTCAGTTAGCTTTTAAATCTATTAATTTTCAATGTTTCATCATGTAGAAGACACAATCAACCTTtaaggaaagaaaaaataaggTAGACAATAAAcagtgaggaagaagaaatccAATGCATTTTTTTGAAGCAGAATTGGCAGTAGGTGTAAGTACAGATACTTATGAAGGTGATAGGAAATAATGATAGAGCAGTGATTATCGACTCGGTTTGGAGCATTCAACAATGTAAGATTGGAAGTTGAGAAAGACGAaaagatgaagttgaaaattgaAGATACTCAAACGCACAATGAGATCTTAAACCAAGTGAGTTCTTTTTTAAAAGATGGTAGGTTATGATTCGAATGACTCAAATCCTGCAATAAAGGAGTTAGCAAAATTTGTGGACCTTATATATCAAATAAGTTATTCTTTTGTATAAGAAGTCGTTCACCTTAAACacgtttttaatataaatttatgaaCCTACTATACACCAAATTGGAAGCTTAAGTCCTCTTAGATATATAAGACAACCTTTTTACGATCATATAATattcaatttgatatttaatacCTTAGTCTTCTACGCTAATAGAGTTTAAGAAGTTTATGGATATCTGCGATTATTCactttttaagtttaaaaaactattttgaactAAGGTCACATTTACTCACCTATAAAGTGTGGCCCAGTTAATTATATTTGTTGTTGTTTACTAATATTCTATAATCGTAATGAATGGTGGGACGCATAATGAAACTAGTAATCCCGATCTATAATCGAATTGTAGAGGAGAGGGTGACCAATTTGGTTACACCATGAAAAATTACATGGGATTcattactttttcttttcttttcttttcttttttttttttttttttttttttggtgtgtgTGAACATTTGATGATTGTCAAGATTTCCTCCCATGAATCATTACTTATTGATGTGAGTTCAGGCCACCACAAGTGCACGGGTCAAGTTATAGTAAAATGGTTAAAGGATCGAGTATCGTCATCTAGAGatcaaatgcataaattatAATTAGCTATTCTAAAATTATCTCGATTTTATCAAAGGAGCAAAATTGtgattatattttaattttgaaaataaagaaaataaacataaaaataatggTGAAATTTAAGAGATAGAGAGGTTCAAAGGTGTTGGTTTCCTTAATTACTTCATTAAGTCGTGCATAGTGTTTATATGAATTATTATGCTAAAGACATATTTAAGTCTAGAAACTAGTGTTCGGTTATCTTCTAATAACAATATTTTCCCATGCTAACCTAATtgataactaatttttttaaaaaataaaattaagaagTATGGCATTAGAGTTAGTCATAATTAACTTTCATTAGCAACCTAACTATTCATATGATAGATTAACTGATGATCTAATATTCTAGATCCAATTAAACATGCAGTCTTTCTAATTGAACATTCAGCCTAACATACATCTACAATCAATCGATGTAATAAGCAcaataatattaaaaacaatccataacatacattcatagaaaatacaCTTGCAATTAACTTAAATCTATAAATAAGTCCATCAACACCCTAGAACTAAAGCTTTGGCCACGCATCATTACTACAAACATATTCTCATACATTGCTACAATCATAATcagtaaagaaaaacaaaggaaaCGAAGAGAAAACCACTTTCAAAGCTATTTGCACCGTTAAAGTCCATCAATCTCACCTCGATTCGCACATCAAAATCTCAAATGGCCTCCAAACAAACCTCTAATTTTACTCACTTTCTCTACACCAACAATTCTCTCTAAGACTCTGATTTTCGTGATGTGGTGTAATCTTCTCGGTAGCCAAAAACCttggataatatatatatatataataatattactactatatatatatataaaactttccaaaaaaactttattttttcataaatgGATTGGTGCCGCGGTGTCGTTCCCCTGCCACGCACATATGCCTTTTCTGTTGCAACACTGGGTGTTGTGCTGCATTGATGCCCCCTTTTCTTTGCTTTTGGGTTAGAGTGTCGAAGTGCAATGCCAAACCAACGTTTTGGCATTGCCCTATTTTTAGACAACTTGACTTTTTCTCGTCTCTTCCCGATATATAGCCCGGGATTGATTTTCTTGGAcatattttggtttttttttttttctttttgctcaTTTTAACATTGAATTGCTATCTCGAACATAACTTTGAAATTCACTAGCAAACACATCAAATCTAACTAAATCATATTAGAAACTATCATAAATCAAGGTTGTAAATGCACATTTTAGGTGTATTTCACTTACCATCCAAACAGTTTTGGATGCACCTAAAATTAGTAATGGTAGCCGTAACTAAATGGCCATATACCGTTATTGGTAAAATGATATTAAACATCAATGTCGACGATACCGATATGTACGAGCGATAACATTACACTTGTGTTGTCCCTTACTTTCTGTTTCCTTACTTTTTTCCTACTATCTAGTTCGTATATCAAGTATTGATATCGATATCCATGAACATTACTTTGTTTACATGGAAGTATTGTTTTGATTTGGTCAGTATGCGTTAAGGTATCGTTTTGTTAGTTGACAGTTAAACAGTCATGAAGCATACGTTGAACATGTactataaaaggaaaattttcatttcttagaaaaatattgcataatttttttattcatcaagTTGGGAGACAACAAAcaagaaggaagaaaaacatggaTCCTACTCATAGTCCTCCGAGTCAATAGAGATGATGACCTGTGGAATGTATccgtgttttttttctttccctccCAACCACTTATTCCATCATCGGCATGACACTTTTTTGTCTCTCCTTCCTTCTCCTTACTCTTTCATAGTGGAAGGAAGTTGACAGTACTGAGAGATTTTTGTTTGAGAGATGATTGATTCACACTTTGTTGTGACCCCAAAGGAGCTAACACCTCGATGGTTGGCAAGGGAAATGGATGAGGATGATCAGACTAAAAAAGAGTTGAGCAAAAGGAGTTGAGCTTCCTTGTGGAAACTAGTGGACGATGAATCCTCCCTTTAAATGGAGGATTCAGGAGTCATTGGCAGTGTTGAAGGGCTCAACAGGTTGAAGCTGTTTGTGAACAGGGCGAAGGAGTATGTAAAGAACCTTTCATCCTCAAAAATCTAGGTTAATGTCTAACcatattttgtttgaaaaatgaTCTATATCTTTTATCTATAGTATCACACCCCTTTCCGAGCTTGACATTTTCCACTCAAAAGGAGGCGTGAAGATAGTAGATCCTACCGTTTTGTAATATCTACTATCCATCATGCCctatttccacttaataaaTCCTAGAGTCAGAAGCATTTAATTCAAAGATAATTTGATTACCACTACTtaatgtttgtaaaaaaaaaaaaaatgttaacatCCAACTATCTTAATACAATTCTAATTCCCAACAATTCTCTAAAGATAAATGAATCTAGACGTCGTTCTGTTGACGTGACATACCCTAACCTTTGGTAGCACTCTGGAACGTTCTGCTCCTGCTACctaggaaaaaataaaatatttaaaaagtatGAGCTGGGGAGCCCAATAAGTGGTATCCTTTATATGAACATAAGTTTtgcttttgaaattatttttcaaaacgattggaaatcaaatcaaaatattgAAATACTTAATAAAATGTCACTACACGAGCATCAACCAATAAAACATATCAAGTAATCAAATGGCATGATCACAAGAAATTCCAAAACCGAATCTATAGAAAACTAGTTCCCAATATCCAAAACAAACTCAAATCAATTTACGAGGAAATAATATCAGTACCCAATACAACCTATCTAAT
This window contains:
- the LOC120084062 gene encoding ylmG homolog protein 1-2, chloroplastic-like gives rise to the protein MASSLIASQALPLRRPLLPPKPHRPLPSPPLLRFSTVKSPNLGLRVLASSSPSTYSSKLSHQSQEIPIASLLTGPTRILATILSVSLAFSTLIVKLVQNVWPILIPQCLVNPCAGLGALQPAGSLFFAALRDRPGGYLNTPLTVVAAGLAKWLDIYSGVLMVRVLLSWFPNIPWDRQPLSAIRDLCDPYLNLFRNIIPPIFDTLDVSPLLAFAVLGTLGSVLNNSRGIH